The following are from one region of the Phormidium sp. PBR-2020 genome:
- a CDS encoding DUF3368 domain-containing protein, with protein MGILVEAKSQGLIAEVKPLLDALVNEAGFWVAEPLYSRVLQLVSEVD; from the coding sequence TTGGGGATTTTAGTCGAGGCGAAAAGCCAAGGTTTGATTGCTGAGGTCAAACCTCTATTGGATGCTTTGGTTAATGAGGCTGGGTTTTGGGTTGCAGAACCTCTGTATAGTCGTGTTTTGCAACTGGTTAGCGAGGTTGATTGA
- the ispG gene encoding (E)-4-hydroxy-3-methylbut-2-enyl-diphosphate synthase, translated as MRRRKTRPVPVGNITIGGGHPVVVQSMINEDTMDVEGSVAGIRRLHEIGCEIVRVTVPSMAHAKSLAQIKEKLRQTYQEVPLVADVHHNGMKIALEVAKHVDKVRINPGLYVFEKPKSDRNEYTDQEFEQIGAKIRQTLEPLVISLRDQNKAMRIGVNHGSLAERMLFTYGDTPEGMVESALEFIKICESLDFYNLVISLKASRVPVMLAAYRLMVRRMDELGMDYPLHLGVTEAGDGEYGRIKSTAGIGTLLADGIGDTLRVSLTEAPEKEIPVCYSILQALGLRKTMVEYVACPSCGRTLFNLEDVLREVREATNHLTGLDIAVMGCIVNGPGEMADADYGYVGKQPGFISLYRGREEIKKVPEDQGVAELINLIKADGRWIDP; from the coding sequence ATTCGTCGCCGTAAAACCCGTCCTGTTCCCGTGGGCAACATCACCATCGGGGGAGGGCACCCTGTAGTGGTTCAATCCATGATCAACGAGGACACCATGGATGTCGAGGGATCTGTGGCAGGGATTCGGCGGCTCCATGAGATTGGCTGCGAGATTGTCCGGGTCACAGTTCCCAGTATGGCTCATGCCAAAAGCCTAGCCCAGATTAAGGAAAAACTGCGACAGACCTACCAAGAGGTGCCCTTGGTGGCTGATGTACACCACAACGGCATGAAAATCGCGCTAGAGGTGGCTAAACATGTCGATAAGGTGCGCATTAACCCGGGCCTCTACGTGTTCGAGAAACCCAAAAGCGATCGCAACGAGTACACAGACCAAGAATTTGAGCAAATTGGCGCCAAAATTCGCCAGACCCTCGAACCACTGGTGATCTCCCTGCGAGACCAAAACAAAGCGATGCGGATTGGGGTCAATCACGGCTCGTTAGCTGAACGGATGCTGTTTACCTATGGTGACACCCCAGAAGGAATGGTGGAGTCGGCCCTGGAATTTATCAAAATCTGCGAGTCTCTAGATTTCTATAATCTGGTGATTTCCCTGAAAGCCTCTCGGGTTCCGGTGATGTTGGCCGCCTATCGTCTGATGGTCCGTCGTATGGATGAGCTAGGCATGGACTATCCCCTGCATTTAGGCGTTACGGAAGCCGGAGATGGTGAATATGGCCGGATTAAGTCCACTGCTGGGATTGGCACTCTCCTGGCTGATGGCATTGGTGACACCCTCCGAGTCTCCCTCACCGAGGCCCCGGAGAAGGAAATCCCCGTTTGCTACAGCATCTTGCAAGCCTTGGGGTTACGCAAAACCATGGTGGAGTATGTGGCCTGTCCCTCCTGTGGGCGAACCCTCTTTAACCTCGAAGATGTGCTGCGAGAGGTGCGTGAGGCGACGAACCATCTCACCGGACTCGATATCGCGGTGATGGGTTGTATCGTCAATGGCCCAGGCGAGATGGCCGATGCTGATTATGGTTATGTGGGTAAACAGCCGGGCTTTATTTCCCTCTATCGGGGTCGTGAGGAGATTAAAAAAGTGCCCGAAGATCAAGGCGTGGCTGAGTTGATTAACCTGATTAAGGCCGATGGACGCTGGATTGATCCTTAA
- a CDS encoding BolA family transcriptional regulator, producing MVSLDRVADIIRTELGDAEVQVRDLTGGGDHLEALIISPRFEGLSLVQQHQLVYGALRSELASEAIHALALKTYTPDKWAATSQVG from the coding sequence ATGGTTAGCCTCGATCGCGTCGCGGACATTATCCGAACTGAACTCGGCGATGCTGAAGTGCAGGTTCGGGATCTCACGGGTGGAGGAGATCATCTCGAAGCCCTGATTATTTCACCGAGATTTGAAGGACTTTCCCTGGTGCAACAGCATCAGTTGGTCTACGGAGCCTTGCGTAGCGAATTGGCATCTGAAGCCATCCATGCTCTGGCTCTAAAAACCTATACCCCCGATAAATGGGCGGCGACGAGCCAGGTGGGCTAG
- a CDS encoding glycerate kinase, translating to MSYLSALLHRAVVQLRQQGAVDRSLCEALLAEERQTPERSQALDLASSETVEGIQERLRQLAEILDEVVERLPLQGQELILENLWRLWLPLAEQLAQLRRESARPIVQGILGGQGTGKTTLASALSVILGHFGYRTLGLSLDDLYKPYAERQRLKADDPRLIRRGPPGTHDVELGLQVLQQLRQGASPVAVPRFDKSAFGGDGDRTSPEQVEGADIILFEGWFVGVEPVDPSCFEQAPEPIRTAEDKAFARDCNQRLEEYLPLWDCCDRLMVLAPVDYRLSQRWRLQAEHDAIAQGKAGLSDEEIREFVEYFWKALHPELFISPQIAPQAKSALVVTLGADHGIVSIR from the coding sequence ATGAGCTATCTAAGTGCCTTACTCCATCGCGCCGTCGTACAACTGCGCCAACAGGGAGCCGTTGACAGGAGTCTCTGTGAGGCGCTCTTGGCCGAAGAACGTCAAACCCCTGAACGTAGCCAAGCCCTTGATTTAGCTTCATCTGAGACCGTTGAGGGCATTCAGGAACGGTTGAGGCAACTGGCTGAGATTTTAGATGAGGTGGTGGAACGCTTGCCTCTTCAGGGGCAGGAACTTATCCTGGAGAATCTCTGGCGCTTATGGTTGCCTCTGGCGGAGCAATTGGCCCAGTTGCGGCGGGAGTCTGCTCGACCCATTGTGCAAGGAATTTTAGGAGGCCAAGGTACGGGGAAAACGACCCTAGCCAGTGCCTTGAGCGTTATTTTAGGGCATTTCGGCTATCGGACTTTGGGACTATCTCTCGATGACCTCTATAAACCCTACGCTGAACGACAACGACTGAAAGCTGACGATCCCCGACTGATCCGTCGTGGCCCTCCAGGAACCCATGATGTGGAGTTGGGGTTGCAAGTATTGCAGCAACTGCGCCAGGGAGCCTCCCCTGTGGCGGTTCCTCGCTTCGATAAGTCGGCGTTTGGCGGAGATGGCGATCGCACCTCTCCGGAGCAGGTCGAGGGGGCAGATATTATTCTCTTTGAAGGCTGGTTTGTGGGGGTTGAACCCGTTGATCCGAGTTGTTTTGAACAGGCCCCCGAGCCAATTCGCACAGCGGAGGACAAAGCCTTTGCGAGGGATTGCAATCAGCGCCTAGAGGAGTATTTGCCGCTCTGGGACTGTTGCGATCGCCTGATGGTCTTAGCCCCCGTCGATTATCGTCTCAGTCAACGCTGGCGACTTCAGGCCGAACATGATGCGATCGCCCAAGGGAAAGCGGGCCTCTCCGATGAAGAAATACGTGAGTTTGTCGAATACTTCTGGAAAGCCTTACACCCGGAGTTATTCATCAGCCCCCAGATTGCTCCCCAAGCCAAATCGGCCCTAGTTGTGACCCTAGGCGCCGATCATGGCATTGTCAGCATTCGCTAG
- a CDS encoding DUF3153 domain-containing protein — MYAAIAAALFWLLGRLRRSRTLVVATIAALLLSGCVRYDVGIHFDSQTHGEIVQDVTLSQRFVNLSRSTVDSWTESLKRRARSLQGYTQQMGDRRWRVVIPFNNGDDLVYKFEQFFNPVEQNGLTPEQAGEIPELETHLAVDQQNFIFAISNHLSLDVDLRALGVLSTEGNVLISPTGLVDVSFRLITPWGAKLATVSGPNPPTFEENTLIWPLEPGETQHLEVDFWVPSPIGIGAVLIILLVAIASYLKDQLLPALGIGRSPRASTPTPIESPPETPSP; from the coding sequence ATGTACGCGGCGATCGCGGCGGCCCTGTTCTGGCTCCTAGGTCGGCTACGGCGATCGCGCACTCTCGTCGTCGCCACCATCGCCGCCCTATTGCTGTCAGGATGTGTCCGCTACGATGTGGGGATTCACTTTGACAGCCAAACCCATGGGGAAATTGTCCAGGATGTGACCTTATCGCAACGGTTTGTTAACCTCAGCCGCTCCACGGTGGATAGTTGGACCGAGAGCCTGAAACGACGGGCGCGATCGCTGCAAGGCTATACCCAACAAATGGGCGATCGCCGCTGGCGAGTCGTCATCCCCTTCAACAATGGTGATGACCTCGTCTATAAGTTTGAACAGTTCTTTAACCCCGTCGAGCAAAACGGCCTCACCCCAGAACAGGCCGGTGAGATTCCTGAGCTGGAAACCCATTTGGCGGTTGATCAACAAAACTTTATTTTCGCCATCTCCAACCATCTGAGCCTAGATGTGGACTTACGGGCCTTGGGGGTTCTGTCAACGGAGGGGAATGTGCTGATTAGTCCCACCGGGCTTGTGGATGTGAGCTTCCGTCTCATCACCCCCTGGGGGGCCAAACTGGCGACAGTTTCGGGGCCCAACCCACCCACATTTGAGGAGAACACCCTGATTTGGCCCCTAGAACCGGGAGAAACCCAACATCTAGAGGTGGATTTCTGGGTTCCTAGCCCCATCGGGATTGGGGCCGTGCTGATTATTCTCCTGGTGGCGATCGCCTCCTATCTCAAAGACCAGTTACTGCCCGCCCTAGGAATTGGACGTTCCCCGCGCGCCTCCACTCCGACCCCCATCGAGTCACCCCCAGAAACTCCCAGTCCTTAA
- a CDS encoding methyl-accepting chemotaxis protein — MFSLKQQRVRIWIIGGYAVPIVLSLLSFVMVWNSVRTLQQEADQVEEFIENDRIVDRLVLNAQVLSRTLRGYLLDPSPISINTYNEARQNFYTDVPLLRERLRGRPELQQLEEIVETVDQLIETHRNIFLQVEAGDRDGAIQSWRQLRGRSQAEDIQTLFTEFSEYEKSLVLESQLAQQDSLQLLISTTIGFTFLTLSVSSLVGWWVISRITRQMNEAASSVASSSMEIAATMEQQERTASQQAASVNETTTTMDELGASARQVMNQAESATGSANQVLNQADNGTRAVEETLETMYSLKERVSAIAQQILRLSEQTNQIGNISNLVSDLANQTNMLALNAAVEAVRAGEHGKGFSVVASEIRKLADQSKKSAEKINILVEDIQNAINTTVMVTDEGTKSVESGVAVSQNTSHAFAGVREGINQVVMSNQQITLTLKQQVNAVEQVIEAMTVLNVAAQETATGITQVKEGTQRLNQAAISLKDLV, encoded by the coding sequence ATGTTTTCATTAAAACAGCAACGAGTTCGGATCTGGATTATTGGTGGCTATGCTGTTCCCATTGTACTCTCCTTGCTGTCTTTTGTCATGGTTTGGAACAGTGTGCGGACGTTGCAGCAGGAAGCCGATCAAGTTGAAGAATTTATTGAAAATGATCGCATTGTTGATCGCCTTGTATTGAACGCCCAAGTTCTCTCTCGAACCTTACGAGGTTACTTACTTGACCCCAGCCCAATCTCAATCAATACCTATAACGAGGCCCGGCAGAATTTCTACACCGATGTGCCATTGCTGCGGGAGCGTCTGCGTGGGCGGCCGGAGCTGCAACAGTTGGAGGAGATTGTTGAGACTGTTGATCAACTCATAGAAACCCACCGCAACATTTTTCTTCAGGTTGAGGCGGGCGATCGCGACGGAGCCATCCAGAGTTGGAGACAACTGCGAGGACGCTCTCAGGCAGAGGATATTCAGACCCTATTCACTGAATTCAGTGAATATGAAAAGTCTCTGGTCTTAGAGAGTCAACTGGCGCAGCAGGATTCCCTACAACTGCTGATCAGCACCACCATTGGTTTCACCTTTTTGACCTTAAGTGTCTCTAGCTTAGTGGGCTGGTGGGTCATTAGCCGCATTACCCGACAGATGAATGAGGCAGCCAGTTCTGTGGCCAGTTCCTCAATGGAAATTGCGGCCACCATGGAACAGCAAGAACGGACGGCTAGCCAGCAGGCTGCTTCGGTGAACGAAACGACCACCACCATGGATGAACTTGGGGCCTCAGCCCGTCAGGTGATGAACCAAGCCGAATCGGCAACTGGAAGTGCCAATCAAGTCTTAAATCAGGCTGACAATGGGACTCGTGCGGTGGAAGAAACTCTCGAAACCATGTATTCCCTCAAAGAGCGAGTCTCGGCGATCGCCCAACAAATTTTACGCTTGAGCGAGCAAACCAACCAAATTGGCAACATTTCCAATCTGGTGAGTGATTTAGCCAACCAAACTAATATGTTGGCTCTCAACGCGGCCGTCGAAGCGGTGCGAGCGGGGGAACATGGCAAGGGCTTCTCAGTTGTCGCCAGTGAAATCCGCAAACTGGCAGATCAAAGCAAGAAATCGGCTGAGAAAATCAACATCCTGGTCGAAGACATCCAGAATGCTATCAATACTACGGTCATGGTCACCGATGAAGGCACGAAAAGCGTCGAATCGGGGGTGGCGGTGAGTCAGAACACCTCCCACGCTTTTGCGGGGGTGCGAGAGGGCATTAACCAGGTGGTGATGAGTAACCAGCAAATTACCCTCACCCTCAAGCAACAGGTCAATGCGGTTGAACAGGTCATTGAAGCCATGACCGTTCTCAACGTCGCGGCCCAGGAAACGGCGACGGGTATCACTCAAGTTAAAGAGGGAACCCAACGGCTTAACCAGGCGGCTATCTCTCTCAAAGATTTAGTTTAA
- a CDS encoding RRXRR domain-containing protein — protein MPVPGTRTESLNSLYSNRKRLTPCQPGVARSLLNAGKASVFRRYPFTIILNKEVDANPEPLELKLDPGSKVSGIALKQGNHIIFAAELQHRGQQIVEALRSRRQRRRSRRNRKTRYRPARFLNQTRSEGWLAPSLQHRVDTLMTWVNRFRESLDILTSKPLLILAKGHGTRRMCGTNKYGFPTRHRSRRRIHNGFQTSDIVTATVTAGTKIGSYVGQVLCRASGRFNITTASGRVAGISHKYCKPIHRKDGYAYA, from the coding sequence GTGCCAGTTCCAGGCACTAGAACCGAATCGTTAAACAGTTTATATAGCAACCGTAAGCGGCTGACACCCTGCCAGCCAGGGGTCGCACGGTCACTACTCAACGCCGGAAAAGCATCGGTATTTCGACGCTACCCATTCACCATTATTCTCAACAAGGAGGTTGATGCGAATCCTGAACCCCTCGAACTCAAATTAGACCCAGGTTCTAAAGTCTCTGGAATTGCCCTGAAGCAAGGCAATCACATCATCTTTGCTGCCGAGTTGCAGCACCGAGGACAGCAGATAGTAGAAGCCTTGCGGTCTCGTCGTCAACGGCGACGTTCTCGACGAAACCGCAAGACCCGATATCGGCCGGCTCGGTTCTTGAATCAGACCCGGAGCGAGGGTTGGTTAGCTCCGAGCTTGCAGCATCGAGTCGATACCCTGATGACCTGGGTTAACCGATTCCGTGAATCCCTCGACATCCTGACGTCAAAACCGTTGCTGATTCTAGCGAAGGGGCATGGAACCCGTCGGATGTGCGGGACGAATAAGTACGGATTCCCGACTCGTCACCGCTCCAGGAGACGAATTCACAATGGCTTTCAGACTAGCGATATCGTGACGGCTACGGTCACGGCCGGGACGAAAATTGGCTCCTATGTAGGACAGGTTCTCTGCCGTGCCTCTGGTCGTTTTAATATTACCACCGCCTCGGGACGGGTGGCGGGTATCAGCCACAAATACTGCAAACCTATTCACAGAAAGGATGGTTACGCCTATGCTTGA
- a CDS encoding DUF565 domain-containing protein — MQNTRLNRLVDVLLARFVAWARNPWRRTSLIIIGFLFGYFLGNAISTISGQKAFLDMTVAFIMLLMTEAVNWLVYGRLRQSSLFSDTLSATKVGLVYSLFVEAFKLGS; from the coding sequence GTGCAAAATACCCGTCTTAATCGGCTCGTTGACGTCCTGCTGGCTCGCTTCGTGGCTTGGGCCCGCAACCCTTGGCGGCGCACCTCGTTGATTATCATTGGCTTTCTCTTTGGCTACTTCCTGGGGAATGCCATCTCGACGATTTCCGGACAAAAAGCCTTCCTGGATATGACCGTCGCCTTTATTATGTTGCTGATGACTGAGGCAGTGAACTGGCTCGTCTACGGTCGTTTGCGACAATCTTCATTGTTCTCTGACACCCTCAGCGCCACTAAAGTGGGTTTGGTGTATAGTCTGTTCGTGGAAGCCTTTAAATTGGGGTCTTAG
- a CDS encoding MoaD/ThiS family protein, translating to MTPPDSITIVIKLFAAYQEAYQRDELTWHVPPNSTVSTLLDRCIADHPQLAPWRDRTRFGINLEFVEPDTPLQDGDEVVLIPPVSGG from the coding sequence ATGACCCCACCTGACTCCATTACCATCGTCATCAAGCTCTTTGCCGCCTACCAAGAGGCCTATCAGAGGGACGAACTCACCTGGCACGTCCCCCCCAACAGCACCGTCTCCACCCTCTTAGATCGCTGTATCGCCGACCATCCCCAGCTAGCCCCCTGGCGCGATCGCACCCGTTTTGGCATTAACCTAGAGTTTGTCGAGCCAGACACCCCCCTCCAGGACGGCGATGAAGTTGTCTTAATTCCCCCCGTCAGCGGTGGCTAA
- a CDS encoding response regulator, giving the protein MPVASCLLPAPMTDHAHPSETSPKATLLLVDDRPETLHLLSRLLLRKGYQTHSLTDGVQAVNVAQHLRPDLVLLDINMPDIDGFEVCRRLKEDSATEGIPIIFLSALDNVLDKVKAFASGGVDYITKPFQFAEVLARIENQLKLKDLQEQLEFKNQQLQAEINERIRAEDALRDQEQYLRLILDNIPQQVFWKNTDLVFLGCNQNWADAARLESPKEVVGKTDYDMFSDREIAEQFRIQDRRIIDGNTPELHIIAKKQKPDAEGKYLWLDINKIPIHNQEGDVIGILGVLEDITQRKLAEEALKAEKQKSEHLLLNILPKAIVDRLKQLESAIADRFDDTTVMFADIVGFTALSSEVSPVEVVNLLNQIFSLFDRLADKHKLEKIKTIGDAYMVAGGLPIPRSDSPEAVANMALDMLEAMANFQPAGTSPLELRIGMNTGPVVAGVIGIKKFIYDLWGDTVNVASRMESTGVPGRIQVSENTYRRLQDSFIFEERGLTPIKGKGTMKTYWLVGRQKG; this is encoded by the coding sequence ATGCCTGTTGCCTCTTGCCTTTTGCCTGCTCCTATGACTGATCACGCTCACCCATCTGAGACATCCCCTAAGGCAACTCTTCTGCTGGTGGACGATCGCCCCGAGACTCTGCACCTGCTGTCACGGCTGCTTTTGCGTAAGGGATATCAAACCCATAGTCTTACGGATGGGGTGCAGGCCGTTAACGTTGCCCAACACCTGCGACCTGATTTAGTTCTTTTGGATATCAATATGCCGGATATTGATGGCTTTGAGGTCTGTCGCCGTCTCAAGGAAGACTCGGCGACGGAGGGAATCCCCATCATTTTTCTCAGCGCCTTAGATAATGTTCTCGATAAAGTGAAAGCCTTTGCTTCTGGTGGAGTCGATTACATCACGAAACCGTTTCAGTTTGCCGAGGTGTTAGCTCGCATTGAGAATCAACTTAAGCTTAAGGATTTACAAGAACAGCTTGAGTTCAAGAATCAGCAACTTCAGGCAGAAATTAATGAGCGCATTCGAGCTGAGGACGCTCTGCGAGACCAAGAACAGTATTTGCGCTTGATTTTAGATAATATCCCACAACAAGTCTTCTGGAAAAACACAGATTTGGTTTTCCTCGGCTGCAATCAAAACTGGGCCGATGCAGCTCGGCTTGAGTCTCCTAAAGAGGTGGTTGGTAAAACGGATTATGATATGTTCAGTGATCGGGAGATTGCTGAGCAATTTCGCATTCAGGATCGTCGCATTATTGATGGGAATACTCCGGAACTACATATTATTGCCAAAAAACAAAAACCTGATGCGGAGGGGAAATATCTTTGGCTCGATATTAATAAAATCCCCATTCATAATCAAGAGGGAGACGTGATTGGCATTTTGGGAGTTTTGGAGGATATTACGCAACGGAAGTTAGCAGAGGAAGCGCTAAAGGCTGAAAAACAAAAGTCAGAACATTTATTGCTGAATATTTTACCGAAGGCAATTGTGGATCGCTTAAAGCAACTTGAAAGTGCGATCGCAGACCGTTTTGATGATACCACGGTGATGTTTGCCGATATTGTGGGGTTTACGGCCCTATCTTCTGAAGTCTCACCGGTGGAAGTGGTGAACTTACTCAATCAAATTTTCTCTCTGTTTGACCGTCTTGCGGATAAACATAAACTCGAAAAAATAAAAACAATTGGTGATGCCTATATGGTCGCTGGAGGCCTGCCAATTCCTCGCTCAGATAGTCCTGAGGCGGTGGCGAATATGGCGTTAGATATGTTAGAGGCGATGGCCAACTTTCAGCCAGCAGGGACAAGTCCCTTGGAACTCCGCATTGGCATGAATACCGGGCCCGTGGTGGCAGGGGTGATTGGCATTAAGAAATTTATTTATGATTTATGGGGCGATACGGTTAATGTGGCTAGTCGCATGGAGTCAACGGGGGTTCCTGGACGCATTCAGGTCTCAGAAAACACCTATCGAAGGCTTCAGGATTCCTTTATATTTGAGGAACGAGGACTGACGCCAATTAAAGGCAAAGGAACCATGAAAACCTATTGGTTAGTGGGTCGCCAAAAGGGTTAA
- the grxD gene encoding Grx4 family monothiol glutaredoxin, producing the protein MTPEAQKRIDDLVKQHKVLVFMKGNKLMPQCGFSNNVVQMLNSLGVPYETVDVLEDFEIRQGIKEYSNWPTIPQLYVDGQFVGGSDIAIELYQNGELQQMVEVALASQA; encoded by the coding sequence ATGACTCCAGAAGCTCAAAAACGAATCGATGACCTCGTGAAACAGCATAAAGTGCTGGTTTTTATGAAGGGCAATAAGTTGATGCCCCAGTGCGGTTTCTCGAACAACGTTGTCCAGATGCTCAACAGTCTAGGGGTTCCCTATGAAACCGTTGATGTTTTAGAGGATTTTGAAATCCGTCAGGGGATTAAGGAATATTCCAATTGGCCCACAATTCCTCAACTCTATGTAGATGGACAGTTTGTGGGTGGCTCGGATATTGCCATTGAACTCTATCAAAACGGCGAGCTTCAGCAGATGGTAGAGGTGGCGTTGGCCTCCCAAGCCTAA
- a CDS encoding PDZ domain-containing protein has protein sequence MLSTVTIIGAGIHLKGQAFFQESPKELVDEVWQIIDKNYVDATFNQVDWRAVRTEFLDRSYESSDVAYDAIREMLEKLDDPYTRFMDPDEFRSMQIDTSGELTGVGIQLSQDPETEELIVISPIEETPAFDAGIQSQDVITKIDGQSTEGMDINEAVNLIRGRVGTEVVLTIRRGERELDFPITRARIEIHPVRHSRKDDLPGGVGYIRLTQFSQLATDEMRAAIQELEAEGIEGFILDLRSNPGGLLQASIEIARMWFDEGDIVSTVNRQGVAEVQRANGRAITDKPLVVLIDGGSASASEILSGALRDNDRAVLVGTTSFGKGLVQSVRPVGNGAGLAVTIARYLTPNGIDIDKEGIPPDVEQEISEEIREEMRTDRTMIGTDRDPQYVRALEILREQVAAANGEETTSSVPASVR, from the coding sequence ATGCTCAGCACGGTGACGATTATTGGTGCCGGCATTCATTTAAAAGGACAAGCATTCTTCCAGGAAAGTCCCAAAGAACTGGTGGATGAAGTTTGGCAAATTATCGATAAAAACTACGTCGATGCCACCTTTAATCAGGTTGATTGGCGTGCTGTACGCACGGAGTTCCTCGATCGCTCCTATGAGTCTTCCGACGTCGCCTATGATGCGATTCGCGAGATGTTGGAAAAACTCGATGATCCGTACACCCGTTTCATGGATCCCGACGAGTTCCGCAGTATGCAAATTGATACCTCCGGTGAACTGACCGGGGTGGGGATTCAATTATCTCAGGATCCCGAAACCGAAGAACTGATCGTCATTTCCCCTATTGAGGAAACCCCAGCCTTTGACGCAGGGATTCAATCTCAGGACGTGATTACCAAAATCGATGGTCAAAGCACCGAGGGGATGGATATCAATGAGGCGGTGAATCTGATTCGAGGCCGTGTGGGGACTGAAGTGGTGCTGACGATTCGTCGGGGAGAACGGGAGTTGGACTTTCCCATCACCCGGGCCCGGATTGAGATCCACCCGGTGCGTCATAGTCGTAAGGACGATTTACCCGGTGGCGTGGGTTATATTCGTCTGACTCAGTTCAGTCAACTGGCAACCGATGAAATGCGGGCGGCTATTCAGGAGTTGGAGGCTGAGGGCATTGAAGGCTTTATCTTGGATTTACGGTCTAATCCTGGCGGCTTGCTGCAAGCCAGTATTGAGATTGCCCGCATGTGGTTCGATGAGGGAGATATTGTCTCGACGGTGAACCGCCAAGGGGTGGCAGAAGTTCAACGGGCCAATGGCCGCGCCATCACTGATAAACCCCTGGTGGTTTTGATTGACGGCGGTTCAGCCAGTGCTAGTGAGATTCTCTCGGGGGCGCTACGGGATAACGATCGCGCCGTTTTGGTGGGAACGACCAGCTTTGGTAAGGGATTGGTGCAGTCTGTCCGTCCAGTGGGCAATGGTGCGGGGTTAGCGGTCACGATCGCCCGCTATTTAACTCCTAATGGTATCGATATCGACAAGGAGGGGATTCCCCCGGATGTAGAACAGGAGATTTCTGAGGAGATTCGGGAAGAGATGCGGACGGATCGCACCATGATTGGGACTGATCGGGACCCCCAATATGTCCGGGCCTTGGAAATCTTGCGGGAACAGGTTGCGGCAGCAAATGGTGAGGAGACGACCAGTTCCGTGCCTGCGTCGGTGCGTTAA